The following proteins are co-located in the Candidatus Binatia bacterium genome:
- a CDS encoding MBL fold metallo-hydrolase, with protein MLLITILLWGFLSFSAHVAETPVAVESPEKVVLKWLGNAGWEIRLGKTTILIDPFLTRKERSMDAEWKTDEEAVLKIIKGADYIFAGHSHHDHIGDVPFIAKRFGSKIIGSQTTASITVTAGVNPSQVVTIKGGEKLDFKEFSVQVIESRHAILQRSGRRETSRREEILKPWAGPIMGRDFVEGGTFLYYFNFGGHRVLHQSTANFVEEKLSGLHPDVALLAEGEKGYNLENALKILKPKVVIIQHFDEWRAPFSQGIPPANLKRAQRFDREVRAADRQIKTIIPEFFMTHTLEP; from the coding sequence ATGCTGCTTATCACGATTCTCCTGTGGGGGTTCCTTTCTTTTTCGGCGCATGTGGCCGAGACGCCGGTCGCCGTAGAATCCCCGGAAAAAGTCGTGCTCAAGTGGCTGGGCAACGCCGGATGGGAAATCCGGCTTGGAAAAACCACGATCCTCATCGATCCCTTTCTCACCCGCAAAGAGCGCTCGATGGACGCGGAGTGGAAAACGGACGAAGAAGCGGTGCTCAAGATCATCAAGGGCGCCGACTATATCTTCGCCGGCCACAGCCACCACGATCATATCGGCGACGTGCCATTTATCGCCAAGCGGTTCGGGTCGAAGATCATCGGCTCTCAAACGACAGCGAGCATCACGGTCACGGCCGGAGTGAATCCATCTCAAGTCGTGACGATAAAGGGCGGAGAAAAGCTGGACTTCAAAGAGTTCTCCGTACAGGTGATCGAGAGCCGGCATGCCATTTTGCAGAGAAGCGGGCGGCGCGAGACATCCAGGCGCGAAGAAATCCTCAAGCCATGGGCCGGCCCGATTATGGGACGAGACTTCGTCGAGGGAGGAACTTTTCTCTATTACTTCAATTTCGGCGGACATCGAGTCCTGCACCAAAGCACGGCCAATTTTGTTGAAGAAAAACTTTCCGGCTTGCATCCGGACGTCGCTCTGCTCGCGGAGGGGGAGAAGGGATACAACCTGGAAAACGCATTAAAGATTCTCAAGCCCAAGGTGGTCATCATCCAACATTTCGACGAATGGCGTGCCCCGTTTTCTCAAGGGATTCCACCAGCCAACCTGAAGCGGGCGCAACGTTTTGATCGCGAGGTGCGAGCGGCGGACCGTCAGATCAAGACGATCATTCCCGAATTCTTCATGACTCATACTTTGGAACCGTAA